One part of the Phaeodactylum tricornutum CCAP 1055/1 chromosome 17, whole genome shotgun sequence genome encodes these proteins:
- a CDS encoding predicted protein, giving the protein MFAALISDRLGADSIMLAAVTAFMAAEIITIREGLAGFSNEGLLTVLVLFVVAEGISKTGALDWYMGRLLGNPPTIASAQLRLMAPIAVVSAFLNNTPVVVVMIPIVQRWAKQIRVSPQQLLIPLSFASILGGTCTLIGTSTNLVVLGLLEERYPDDPDVAIALFSLGTYGVPVALTGIAYILLASPVLLPGGQGQGGSSPLENNEDVLLGARLTQWSPAASRTVKRSGLRDTGGIYLVSVHRAATGNVHRAVSNDFVLNHGDVLWFSGSASSVGDLRKIPGLISYQNDEVEKINEKVHDRRLVQAVIARKGPLVGKTVKEVQFRKRYGAAVIAVHREGKRVHEHPGNVKLQAGDVLLLEAGPSFIAKSGENDRSFALLAEVEDSAPPRLSLLIPALLITAGMLIVFMADWTSLLVSALVASMLMVALGILSEQEARDAVNWDVFITIAAAFGIGTALVNSGVAGGIANFLVDVGTALGIGSAGLLGAVYFATFLISNVVTNNAAAALLFPIALDAAEQTGTDRVLMSYALMLGASASFMSPYGYTTNLLIYGPGGYKYKDFLVFGTPMQIV; this is encoded by the exons ATGTTCGCTGCTCTGATCTCCGATCGTCTCGGCGCTGACTCCATCATGCTCGCGGCCGTAACGGCATTCATGGCAGCCGAAATCATTACCATTCGCGAAGGCTTGGCTGGATTTTCGAACGAAGGCTTGCTGACCGTGTTGGTTTTGTTCGTCGTAGCGGAAGGCATTTCCAAAACGGGTGCGCTCGATTGGTACATGGGTAGGCTGCTCGGTAATCCACCCACCATTGCGTCGGCACAGTTGCGCCTCATGGCGCCGATTGCTGTGGTTTCGGCATTCTTGAACAACACTccggttgttgttgtcatgATTCCTATCGTTCAGCGCTGGGCCAAGCAAATTCGCGTTTCTCCGCAACAATTGTTGATTCCGCTCTCCTTCGCGTCCATTTTGGGCGGAACCTGTACACTGATTGGTACGAGTACAAACTTGGTGGTTCTCGGTTTGCTGGAAGAGCGGTACCCGGATGATCCGGACGTGGCGATTGCTTTGTTTTCGCTGGGAACGTACGGCGTTCCGGTGGCCTTGACTGGCATTGCCTACATTTTGTTGGCGTCGCCGGTGCTTCTTCCGGGCGGAcaaggccaaggcggctCGAGTCCGCTAGAGAACAACGAAGATGTTTTACTAGGCGCTCGGCTGACGCAATGGTCGCCAGCGGCTTCGCGAACAGTCAAGCGCAGTGGGCTGCGTGATACTGGAGGTATATACCTGGTGTCGGTCCATCGGGCGGCCACCGGTAACGTCCATCGGGCCGTCTCGAACGATTTCGTCCTCAAC CACGGAGATGTTCTATGGTTCTCCGGCTCTGCATCGTCCGTTGGCGATCTGCGCAAGATTCCAGGATTGATCTCGTATCAAAACGATGAGGTGGAGAAAATCAACGAGAAGGTGCATGATAGACGTCTGGTTCAGGCTGTCATTGCCAGAAAAGGACCATTGGTCGGGAAGACTGTGAAGGAGGTCCAGTTCCGGAAGCGGTATGGAGCCGCGGTGATTGCTGTACATCGCGAAGGCAAGCGTGTGCACGAGCATCCGGGGAACGTGAAGTTGCAAGCAGGTGATGTGCTGTTACTGGAGGCGGGTCCTTCGTTCATCGCCAAGAGTGGTGAGAACGACAGATCGTTTGCTCTGCTAGCTGAAGTGGAGGACTCGGCCCCTCCTCGTTTGAGTCTTTTGATTCCTGCGTTGTTGATCACGGCAGGGATGCTGATTGTATTTATGGCTGACTGGACGTCGCTATTGGTTTCTGCACTAGTGGCTTCAATGTTGATGGTAGCTCTTGGTATTTTGTCAGAACAGGAGGCTCGGGATGCGGTGAATTGGGACGTGTTTATAACCATCGCCGCAGCCTTTGGCATTGGTACAGCTCTTGTCAACTCAGGGGTGGCAGGAGGGATTGCTAACTTTTTGGTTGATGTAGGTACTGCTTTGGGTATTGGGAGCGCAGGGTTGCTTGGAGCCGTGTACTTTGCAACCTTTCTTATTTCAAATGTGGTCACGAACAATGCAGCGGCGGCTCTGTTGTTCCCTATTGCATTGGATGCAGCGGAGCAGACAGGCACTGATCGTGTTTTGATGAGTTATGCGTTGATGTTGGGCGCGTCAGCCAGCTTTATGTCACCTTATGGTTACACAACGAATTTGCTGATCTACGGTCCTGGAGGCTACAAGTACAAAGACTTCCTTGTGTTTGGAACCCCAATGCAGATCGTG
- a CDS encoding predicted protein, which produces MRFSVACKKLHSATTATHFFASKAGQSLLCVSAAFDDPARYQTIPDRPTRVDKMQATHVTKSELEERNGTTPGPCDVLLGRGRRVQAHAGNQAFRKILEGHMLQHRSSPRKDRVALLLEILTAVKLNGGRFLQRNGNAGQWVEVDNSIAHKKVGQALRYRQKQATLAQSLLTDTKGRTETSSAPLLSDEEILQAIGEDLSALNVCSLPSMIEIDGLHGINWTPTDRAPGFFSGDDIQNAEAFPSGLLYQDDESVFDTESLEEIGKDWE; this is translated from the exons ATGCGCTTTTCAGTTGCCTGCAAAAAACTTCATAGCGCCACGACAGCGACACACTTTTTCGCGTCGAAAGCAGGACAGAGCTTATTGTGCGTATCGGCGGCTTTCGACGATCCGGCCCGCTACCAGACTATACCGGACCGGCCA ACTCGTGTGGACAAGATGCAGGCGACGCATGTGACAAAAAGCGAACTCGAAGAGAGGAACGGGACGACCCCTGGTCCTTGCGATGTCCTACTTGGACGCGGAAGGAGAGTACAAGCCCACGCAGGAAATCAAGCGTTCCGGAAGATCCTCGAAGGACATATGCTCCAGCACAGAAGCTCTCCCCGAAAAGATAGGGTTGCCTTACTCTTGGAGATCCTCACAGCTGTCAAACTCAACGGAGGTCGCTTCTTGCAGAGAAACGGGAACGCGGGTCAGTGGGTCGAAGTTGACAATTCAATAGCTCACAAGAAGGTAGGCCAAGCCCTGCGGTATCGACAAAAGCAAGCAACGTTGGCTCAGTCGCTACTTACCGATACGAAGGGAAGAACTGAGACTTCAAGCGCACCCCTCCTTTCCGATGAAGAAATATTACAGGCCATTGGTGAAGACCTATCCGCTTTAAACGTGTGTTCCCTTCCGTCAATGATAGAAATCGACGGTCTCCATGGAATTAATTGGACTCCTACCGACAGGGCACCAGGATTTTTCAGTGGAGACGACATTCAAAATGCAGAAGCCTTTCCATCAGGCTTGCTCTACCAAGATGACGAAAGCGTCTTTGATACAGAGAGTCTCGAAGAAATCGGAAAGGATTGGGAATGA